Proteins encoded within one genomic window of Prochlorococcus marinus str. MIT 9515:
- a CDS encoding C40 family peptidase encodes MKKNIDPISLFKQTNFSNTIWWEVKINISGYQNETENNLVTEIFKNRIFKLIYPTPYQSKKRLSRILVQFYEDGYICWIDLDKLIIEKFNFNNSFIKSDEIFIREKIPLVLNWIKNQSKLKNQYLWGGTIGPNFDCSGLIQTAFLNYGIYIPRDSYQIKSFCRHLFNFTEIKYSLEKGDILFFGNSKKCDHVGIYKGEGLYYHCSGNDFGRNGIGIDTLKKTNDRISLHYQSKLISAGRIFRSFRWDKTIR; translated from the coding sequence ATGAAAAAAAATATAGACCCTATCTCACTATTTAAGCAAACTAATTTTTCTAATACTATTTGGTGGGAAGTAAAAATTAATATTTCTGGATATCAAAATGAAACTGAAAATAATTTAGTAACGGAAATATTCAAAAATAGAATTTTCAAGCTTATTTATCCAACTCCATATCAAAGTAAAAAAAGATTATCTAGGATATTAGTTCAATTTTATGAAGATGGTTATATCTGCTGGATTGATTTAGATAAATTAATTATTGAGAAATTCAATTTTAATAACAGTTTCATCAAATCTGATGAAATATTTATACGAGAAAAAATTCCATTGGTTCTTAATTGGATCAAAAATCAATCTAAGTTAAAAAATCAATATCTTTGGGGTGGAACAATAGGTCCTAATTTTGACTGTTCAGGATTAATTCAAACGGCATTTCTAAATTATGGAATTTATATACCTAGAGACTCATATCAAATAAAAAGTTTTTGTCGGCATCTTTTTAATTTTACAGAAATCAAATATTCACTCGAAAAAGGCGATATTTTATTTTTTGGTAATAGCAAAAAATGCGATCATGTTGGAATTTATAAAGGAGAGGGATTGTATTACCATTGTTCAGGTAATGATTTCGGAAGAAATGGTATAGGAATAGATACTCTAAAAAAGACTAATGACAGAATTTCTCTTCATTATCAATCAAAACTGATTTCTGCAGGAAGAATATTCAGATCTTTCAGATGGGATAAAACTATTAGATGA
- a CDS encoding photosystem I reaction center protein subunit XI, with translation MSDFQKSFSESTNSIKFDDKYRDNSVQPDDIGVANQWAVKTVADPCVGNLATPVNSGYFTKAFINNLPFYREGISPNFRGLETGAAFGYLLYGPFTMTGPLRNSDFAITAGLLAAIGAVHIMTALLVLYNAPGKAPNVQPPDATVNNPPADLFTRAGWADFTSGFWLGGCGGAVFAWLLVGTLHLDTIMPIIKNIWTAG, from the coding sequence ATGAGCGACTTTCAAAAATCATTCTCAGAATCAACAAATTCTATTAAATTTGATGATAAATATAGAGATAATTCTGTCCAGCCTGATGATATTGGTGTTGCAAATCAATGGGCTGTTAAAACAGTTGCTGATCCATGTGTTGGGAATTTAGCTACTCCAGTTAATAGTGGTTATTTCACAAAAGCGTTTATTAATAACTTACCTTTTTATAGGGAAGGGATTTCTCCAAACTTTAGAGGTTTAGAGACAGGAGCAGCATTTGGTTATCTCTTATATGGACCATTTACGATGACAGGTCCACTTAGAAATTCCGATTTTGCTATAACTGCAGGTCTTCTAGCAGCTATTGGAGCAGTTCATATAATGACAGCACTTTTAGTTCTTTACAACGCTCCAGGAAAAGCACCTAATGTTCAGCCCCCAGATGCTACTGTAAATAACCCTCCCGCAGACTTGTTTACCAGAGCAGGTTGGGCTGATTTTACAAGTGGATTTTGGTTGGGAGGTTGTGGCGGAGCTGTATTTGCCTGGCTATTAGTAGGTACTCTACATTTAGATACCATAATGCCAATTATTAAAAATATTTGGACTGCAGGTTAA
- a CDS encoding photosystem I reaction center subunit VIII yields MPSDLANLLPPIFVPLIGIAMPAVFIVLIGRLITATE; encoded by the coding sequence ATGCCATCTGATTTAGCAAATCTCCTTCCACCGATCTTTGTTCCATTAATTGGGATAGCTATGCCTGCAGTATTTATCGTACTGATAGGTAGATTAATTACTGCAACTGAATAA
- a CDS encoding glycosyltransferase family 2 protein: MKNITQLISIIIPVFNESESIGYLLDEVLNVIKDNNYNCELIVVNDGSRDNTSTVLDQLTIKIKELSVISLRKNYGQTAAMAAGFDNSKGEIVITLDGDLQNDPNDIPKLISYINSGYDLVCGWRYERKDKLLNRRIPSKIANKLIANVTGLKLHDYGCSLKAFKKEIVDDIKLYGELHRFLPVLANIEGAKIKEIEVNHRSRQYGSSKYGIDRTFRVLMDLLTVWFMTKFLTRPMYGFGFVGIISILISLGMTFYLFVLKTLGQDIGNRPMLMFALILGIAGVQLFSFGLLGELLMRTYHESQNRPIYRVRKIQSNSKE, translated from the coding sequence ATGAAAAATATTACTCAGTTGATATCTATTATTATCCCTGTGTTTAATGAAAGTGAGAGTATTGGTTATTTATTAGATGAAGTTTTAAATGTTATTAAAGATAATAATTATAATTGTGAATTGATAGTAGTTAATGATGGCTCTCGTGATAATACTTCAACTGTATTAGATCAATTAACTATTAAGATTAAGGAATTATCAGTAATTTCACTTCGAAAGAATTATGGACAAACTGCAGCAATGGCAGCAGGTTTTGATAATTCTAAAGGTGAAATTGTAATTACTCTAGATGGAGACTTACAAAATGATCCTAATGATATTCCAAAATTAATTTCATATATTAATTCTGGCTATGATTTAGTTTGTGGATGGAGATATGAAAGGAAAGATAAATTACTTAATAGACGCATACCATCAAAAATAGCTAATAAGTTGATAGCTAATGTTACTGGACTGAAGTTGCATGATTACGGTTGTTCATTGAAAGCTTTTAAAAAAGAAATTGTAGATGACATAAAATTATACGGTGAACTTCATAGGTTTTTACCAGTTTTAGCGAACATAGAAGGAGCTAAAATCAAAGAAATCGAAGTTAATCATAGAAGTCGCCAATACGGCTCTAGTAAATATGGGATAGATAGAACTTTTAGGGTTTTGATGGATTTACTGACAGTTTGGTTTATGACTAAATTTTTAACTAGACCTATGTATGGATTCGGTTTTGTTGGAATTATCAGTATTTTGATAAGTCTAGGCATGACTTTTTACTTATTTGTTCTCAAAACTTTAGGTCAAGATATTGGTAATCGTCCCATGCTAATGTTTGCTTTAATATTGGGAATTGCAGGTGTTCAATTATTTAGTTTTGGATTATTAGGCGAACTGTTAATGAGAACTTATCACGAAAGTCAAAATAGGCCGATTTACAGAGTTAGAAAAATCCAAAGTAATTCTAAAGAGTAA